The following proteins are encoded in a genomic region of Amycolatopsis sulphurea:
- a CDS encoding alpha/beta fold hydrolase, which translates to MNTEVAGPGGVRIALRVEGAENSRPIVFVHGWAQSADAWSAQLADPALSGRFRLVAMDLRGHGASDVPAAGYDDPRQWADDLAAVLDFAGPDAILVGWSYGGLVITDYLRVHGTARLSGIVLVGAVTEIGRGREGGRTGPVMRAAMPAALSDDAEVAIPALVEFARAQASARVPGAYAQAMLGRSLSVPPAVRGALFRRDVGSAEVLAAVDVPVLVVHGTADQVVDPAAAEYSAGKIPGAVLRWFVDAGHLPFVEEPGEFTALLRQFSGNTAEEQE; encoded by the coding sequence GTGAACACCGAAGTCGCCGGCCCCGGCGGAGTGCGCATCGCACTGCGGGTCGAGGGTGCCGAGAACTCCCGTCCGATCGTCTTCGTGCACGGCTGGGCACAGTCGGCGGACGCCTGGTCCGCGCAGCTGGCCGATCCGGCGCTGTCCGGCCGGTTCCGGCTGGTCGCGATGGATCTGCGCGGGCACGGCGCGTCCGACGTGCCCGCCGCCGGGTACGACGATCCGCGGCAATGGGCCGACGATCTCGCCGCGGTGCTGGACTTCGCCGGCCCGGACGCGATCCTGGTCGGCTGGTCCTACGGCGGCCTGGTGATCACCGACTACCTCCGGGTGCACGGCACCGCACGGCTGTCCGGGATCGTGCTCGTCGGCGCGGTCACCGAGATCGGCCGGGGCCGCGAGGGCGGCCGGACCGGGCCGGTGATGCGGGCCGCGATGCCCGCCGCGCTGTCCGACGATGCCGAGGTCGCGATTCCGGCGCTGGTCGAGTTCGCCCGTGCGCAGGCGAGCGCGCGGGTGCCCGGGGCGTACGCCCAGGCCATGCTCGGGCGCTCGCTCTCGGTGCCGCCCGCGGTGCGTGGCGCGCTGTTCCGCCGGGACGTCGGCAGTGCCGAAGTGCTGGCCGCGGTGGACGTGCCGGTGCTGGTCGTGCACGGTACGGCGGACCAGGTGGTGGATCCGGCCGCCGCGGAGTACTCCGCCGGGAAGATTCCGGGGGCGGTTCTGCGTTGGTTCGTTGACGCGGGGCATCTGCCGTTCGTCGAGGAGCCGGGTGAGTTCACCGCTCTGCTGCGGCAGTTCTCCGGGAATACGGCCGAAGAGCAGGAGTAG
- a CDS encoding L,D-transpeptidase: MIERRTVFKAAVAAGAAALGAACSTSNNGTALPQGSSGDEGKAVEPVAKITATPAVAAKDAGVRDPVVIKVAEGKLTEVKVTSSSGGELKGDLAADGLSWTSSEPLGYGKTYTYAAKALGSDQRPAELSGSFATISPAKQVRATLNPADNAKVGVGMPISVKFDSPPKDRAAVEKALKVKTDVEGAWGWISATQVDWRPKEYWPENTSVEVEANLYGLELGEGTYGKSDVTTKFAIGRNQVVKVHTPDHSMKVFRGGAEVKSYPCSNGLDAEVDRNTPNGTYIVMSKQENAVFDNARYGYTNVNKKWACRISNHGEFIHENQDNAAAIGKINNSHGCVNLLEADAKDYYDSAMVGDPVEITGAQQKSPTGSDVKDWFYDWPTWKTLSALK; encoded by the coding sequence GTGATCGAGCGCCGTACGGTGTTCAAGGCCGCGGTCGCCGCAGGTGCGGCGGCGCTCGGGGCCGCGTGTTCGACCAGCAACAACGGCACTGCGCTGCCCCAGGGCAGCAGCGGTGACGAGGGCAAGGCGGTCGAGCCCGTGGCGAAGATCACGGCCACCCCGGCCGTGGCCGCGAAGGACGCGGGGGTCCGCGATCCGGTGGTGATCAAGGTCGCCGAGGGCAAGCTGACCGAGGTGAAGGTCACCAGCTCCAGCGGCGGCGAGCTGAAGGGCGACCTCGCCGCCGACGGCCTGTCGTGGACCAGTTCCGAGCCACTCGGCTACGGCAAGACCTACACCTACGCGGCCAAGGCGCTCGGCTCCGACCAGCGCCCGGCCGAGCTGTCCGGTTCGTTCGCCACGATCAGCCCGGCCAAGCAGGTGCGTGCCACGCTGAACCCGGCCGACAACGCGAAGGTCGGCGTCGGGATGCCGATCAGCGTGAAGTTCGACAGCCCGCCGAAGGACCGGGCCGCGGTCGAGAAGGCGTTGAAGGTCAAGACCGACGTCGAGGGTGCCTGGGGCTGGATTTCGGCCACGCAGGTCGACTGGCGGCCGAAGGAGTACTGGCCGGAGAACACCTCCGTGGAGGTCGAGGCGAATCTCTACGGCCTTGAGCTGGGCGAAGGTACCTACGGCAAGTCCGATGTCACCACGAAGTTCGCCATCGGCCGCAACCAGGTGGTCAAGGTGCACACGCCGGACCACTCGATGAAGGTTTTCCGCGGCGGCGCGGAGGTCAAGAGCTACCCCTGCTCCAACGGGCTGGACGCCGAGGTGGACCGCAACACCCCCAACGGTACCTACATCGTGATGTCGAAGCAGGAGAACGCGGTCTTCGACAACGCCCGCTACGGCTACACCAACGTGAACAAGAAGTGGGCCTGCCGGATCTCCAACCACGGCGAGTTCATCCACGAGAACCAGGACAACGCGGCCGCGATCGGCAAGATCAACAACTCGCACGGCTGTGTCAACCTGCTCGAGGCGGACGCCAAGGACTACTACGACTCGGCGATGGTCGGCGACCCGGTGGAAATCACCGGTGCGCAGCAGAAGAGCCCGACCGGTTCGGATGTCAAGGACTGGTTCTACGACTGGCCCACCTGGAAGACCCTTTCCGCGCTGAAGTGA
- a CDS encoding UDP-N-acetylmuramate dehydrogenase, which translates to MNTTVEPRLADCTTLRLGGPARRFVHTDTAADLVAAVRAADEAGEPVLLLGGGSNLVVADEGFDGTLVRIASTGWARDGDVVEVAAGHEWDAFVAELVDAGLGGLECLSGIPGSVGATPIQNVGAYGCEVADSLVSVQLYDRKAGEIRTVPAGELGFGYRTSVLKGTDRGVVLSVRFRIDRSGQSAPVRYAELARTLGTETGAKVPTAQAREAVLGLRRGKGMVLDPADHDTWSAGSFFTNPIVPSGEAPEIVARITKAAGEPPRFPAEAGVKLSAAWLIERAGFGKGYPGPGGRVSLSTKHTLALTNRGGASTADLLALAGEVRDGVEARFGVRLHPEPLLIGCAL; encoded by the coding sequence GTGAACACCACCGTTGAGCCGCGCCTCGCCGACTGCACGACCTTGCGGCTCGGGGGACCGGCGCGCCGCTTCGTCCACACGGACACGGCCGCCGACCTGGTCGCCGCCGTCCGGGCGGCGGACGAAGCCGGGGAACCGGTGCTGCTGCTGGGCGGCGGGTCGAACCTGGTCGTGGCCGACGAAGGGTTCGACGGCACGCTCGTGCGGATCGCGTCCACCGGCTGGGCCCGCGATGGCGACGTCGTCGAAGTGGCCGCCGGGCACGAGTGGGACGCGTTCGTCGCCGAGCTGGTCGACGCGGGGCTCGGTGGGCTCGAATGCCTGTCCGGCATCCCCGGCTCGGTCGGGGCCACGCCGATCCAGAACGTCGGCGCGTACGGCTGCGAAGTGGCCGATTCTCTCGTCTCCGTGCAGCTTTACGACCGGAAAGCAGGCGAGATCCGCACGGTGCCCGCCGGCGAACTCGGCTTCGGTTATCGCACCAGTGTCCTCAAGGGCACTGATCGCGGTGTGGTGCTTAGCGTGCGGTTCCGGATTGATCGTTCCGGGCAGTCCGCGCCGGTGCGGTACGCCGAGCTGGCACGCACGCTGGGTACCGAAACCGGCGCGAAAGTCCCCACCGCGCAAGCCCGGGAGGCAGTGCTCGGCCTGCGTCGCGGTAAGGGCATGGTGCTGGATCCGGCCGATCACGACACGTGGAGTGCCGGTTCGTTCTTCACCAATCCGATCGTTCCGTCCGGCGAAGCCCCGGAGATCGTGGCGCGGATCACGAAAGCGGCTGGCGAACCCCCGCGGTTCCCAGCCGAGGCGGGGGTGAAGCTGTCCGCCGCGTGGCTCATCGAGCGGGCCGGTTTCGGCAAGGGGTACCCCGGGCCGGGCGGCCGGGTTTCCTTGTCCACCAAGCACACTCTCGCGCTGACGAACCGCGGCGGCGCCAGCACGGCGGATCTGCTCGCGCTGGCGGGCGAGGTCCGGGACGGCGTCGAAGCCCGCTTCGGTGTGCGCCTGCATCCGGAGCCGCTGCTCATCGGCTGCGCACTTTGA
- a CDS encoding DUF2505 domain-containing protein, which yields MGSRIEHRGEFSGTLAEVFPAVSGEEAVRARLSALGGDDGKLLSYTGEGDSVRYELEHGINAARLPQAVRALIKGDIIVRRTQTWQRSGESYTGRTDVSVGGVPGEIGAQTSLTPSAEKVIFRTSGEVVVRIPLFGGRIEEFVSEQVTSLLRREDEFTAQWLAGHR from the coding sequence ATGGGTTCCCGGATCGAGCACCGCGGCGAGTTCTCCGGCACGCTCGCGGAGGTCTTCCCCGCAGTGTCCGGCGAGGAAGCCGTACGAGCACGCCTGTCCGCCCTCGGCGGCGATGACGGCAAGCTCCTGTCGTACACCGGCGAAGGCGACTCGGTGCGCTACGAGCTGGAGCACGGCATCAACGCCGCCCGCCTGCCACAAGCGGTGCGCGCCCTGATCAAGGGCGACATCATCGTCCGCCGCACCCAGACCTGGCAGCGCTCCGGCGAGAGCTACACCGGCCGGACCGACGTCTCCGTCGGCGGCGTCCCCGGCGAGATCGGCGCGCAGACCTCGCTCACCCCGTCCGCGGAAAAAGTGATCTTCCGCACGTCCGGCGAGGTCGTGGTCCGGATTCCGCTGTTCGGCGGCCGAATCGAGGAGTTCGTCTCCGAGCAGGTGACGAGTCTGCTTCGCCGCGAGGACGAGTTCACCGCGCAGTGGCTGGCCGGCCACCGCTGA
- a CDS encoding SAM-dependent methyltransferase, with protein sequence MPKGGRSAPVGAPTRGTTNPNRLRRVDRWLVADPAVTRLLRRSESPLVVDLGYGASPVTTVELARWLARVRADVQVLGLELDPERVARGRQAADPPRLDFRRGGFELAGTRPVLVRAFNVLRQYDEHEVAGAWRLMLDAMPSGGMLVEGTCDEIGRLATWVTVTAGGPVSLTLSVRLAELDHPSTVAERLPKILIHRNAPGERVHALLTTLDECWAAAAPHRSFGVRARWRTAVALLAGRGWPVLGRPDRHRLGELTVPWASVAPG encoded by the coding sequence GTGCCGAAAGGCGGCCGTTCGGCTCCGGTCGGGGCGCCGACCCGGGGGACCACCAATCCCAACCGGCTGCGGAGGGTGGATCGGTGGCTGGTCGCCGATCCCGCGGTCACCCGGCTGCTTCGGCGGAGTGAGAGTCCCCTTGTCGTCGATCTCGGTTACGGCGCGTCGCCAGTCACGACTGTGGAGCTGGCCCGGTGGCTGGCCCGGGTCCGGGCGGACGTACAGGTGCTCGGGCTCGAACTGGATCCCGAACGGGTCGCGCGGGGCCGGCAGGCGGCGGATCCACCCCGGCTGGACTTCCGCCGTGGCGGGTTCGAACTCGCCGGAACGCGGCCGGTGCTGGTGCGCGCGTTCAACGTGCTCCGCCAGTACGACGAACACGAGGTGGCCGGTGCGTGGCGGCTGATGCTCGACGCGATGCCCTCCGGCGGGATGCTGGTCGAGGGCACCTGCGACGAGATCGGCAGGCTCGCCACCTGGGTCACCGTGACCGCCGGCGGACCGGTCTCGCTCACCCTGTCGGTCCGCCTCGCCGAACTCGACCATCCGTCCACAGTGGCCGAACGGCTGCCGAAGATCCTCATCCACCGCAACGCTCCGGGCGAACGCGTGCATGCCCTGCTGACCACTTTGGACGAATGCTGGGCGGCGGCCGCGCCGCACCGGTCGTTCGGTGTGCGCGCCCGCTGGCGTACCGCGGTCGCGCTGCTGGCCGGGCGCGGCTGGCCGGTGCTCGGCCGCCCGGACCGGCACCGGCTCGGTGAGCTGACCGTTCCGTGGGCGAGTGTCGCGCCCGGCTGA
- a CDS encoding DedA family protein yields MELLEEVTELLRGTLGSPWLWLLVFAVSGLDALLPFMPSETTVVTVAVLLGPDPGRLALLVLAAATGAWAGDCLGYAVGRAAGPRALARLARGPSGRQRHEWARTQVLRRAPLLIIAARYLPGGRVASALATGSLGYPFRRFVPLDALGATLWAIYSTLIGLAGGAAFADQPVYGLLLSFALALLLVALIEFGRRLRARHLESRHGHPSAAGSDRHPRRPAEGGRADNRPAGPGPELSSMDNEGSGCPPERTVLLRHRDDRRRRR; encoded by the coding sequence GTGGAACTGCTGGAAGAGGTCACCGAGCTGCTCCGAGGGACGTTGGGGTCGCCGTGGCTGTGGCTGCTCGTTTTCGCCGTCTCCGGGCTGGACGCGTTGCTGCCGTTCATGCCGAGCGAGACGACCGTGGTGACCGTCGCCGTCCTCCTCGGTCCCGACCCCGGCCGGCTGGCCCTCCTGGTGCTGGCCGCGGCGACCGGCGCGTGGGCCGGTGACTGCCTCGGCTACGCCGTCGGCCGCGCGGCCGGACCGCGAGCGCTCGCCCGACTGGCGCGAGGACCGTCCGGACGTCAGCGGCACGAGTGGGCACGCACGCAAGTACTCAGACGAGCGCCGCTGCTGATCATCGCCGCGCGTTACCTCCCCGGTGGCCGCGTCGCGAGTGCACTGGCGACCGGCAGTCTCGGTTACCCCTTCCGACGCTTCGTGCCGCTGGACGCGCTCGGTGCCACACTATGGGCGATCTACAGCACCCTGATCGGCCTAGCCGGTGGCGCAGCGTTCGCAGACCAGCCGGTGTACGGCCTGCTGCTCTCTTTCGCCCTCGCCTTGCTGCTCGTCGCCCTCATCGAGTTCGGCAGACGTCTCCGCGCCCGCCATCTAGAATCCCGGCATGGACACCCCTCGGCTGCTGGAAGCGATCGACATCCACGCCGACCGGCTGAAGGCGGCCGCGCTGACAACCGGCCCGCAGGCCCCGGTCCCGAACTGTCCTCAATGGACAATGAAGGATCTGGTTGCCCACCTGAACGGACTGTTCTCCTACGTCACCGCGATGATCGCCGGCGACGGCGCTGA
- the purU gene encoding formyltetrahydrofolate deformylase yields the protein MDTGRVPGPQRYVLTFGCPDRTGIIARISGFLAEHGGTIVEAAYHTDPDTGWFFTRQVVRADSLPFDVDGLHDRFAAVAGELSAESNWQVFDTGRRPRVVILVSKAGHCLYDLLGRVASGELDVEVAAVIGNHATLGGITRAHGIPFHHVPFPAGDPAGKADAFAEIRKLVDEHTPDAIVLARFMQVLPPELCAAWAGRALNIHHSFLPSFVGAKPYHQAHARGVKLIGATCHYVTADLDAGPIVEQDVIRVGHDDSVDDMVRKGRDVEKVALARGLRWHLEGRVLVHGNRTVVF from the coding sequence ATGGATACTGGCCGGGTGCCAGGCCCACAGCGCTACGTACTCACCTTCGGCTGCCCCGACCGTACCGGGATCATCGCGCGCATCTCGGGTTTCCTCGCCGAACACGGCGGAACGATCGTCGAAGCGGCCTACCACACCGATCCGGACACCGGCTGGTTCTTCACCCGCCAGGTCGTCCGCGCCGACTCCCTGCCTTTCGACGTCGATGGCCTGCATGACCGGTTCGCCGCCGTGGCAGGGGAACTGTCGGCGGAATCGAACTGGCAGGTGTTCGACACCGGGAGGCGCCCACGCGTGGTGATTCTCGTGTCGAAGGCCGGGCATTGCCTGTACGACCTGCTCGGCCGGGTCGCCTCCGGCGAGCTGGACGTGGAAGTCGCCGCGGTGATCGGCAACCACGCCACGCTCGGGGGCATCACCCGCGCGCACGGCATCCCCTTCCACCACGTGCCGTTCCCGGCCGGCGACCCGGCGGGCAAGGCGGACGCGTTCGCCGAGATCCGCAAGCTGGTCGACGAGCACACCCCGGACGCGATCGTGCTGGCGCGCTTCATGCAGGTGCTACCGCCCGAGCTGTGCGCGGCCTGGGCCGGTCGCGCGTTGAACATCCACCACAGCTTCCTGCCGTCGTTCGTCGGCGCGAAGCCGTATCACCAGGCACACGCCCGTGGCGTCAAGCTGATCGGCGCGACCTGCCACTACGTGACCGCCGATCTGGACGCGGGCCCGATCGTGGAGCAGGACGTGATCCGCGTCGGCCACGACGATTCGGTGGACGACATGGTCCGCAAAGGCCGGGACGTCGAGAAGGTTGCCCTCGCCCGGGGCCTGCGCTGGCATCTCGAAGGCCGCGTTCTGGTCCACGGCAACCGCACCGTGGTCTTCTAG